From the Maioricimonas rarisocia genome, one window contains:
- a CDS encoding metallophosphoesterase family protein: protein MPAHLPAHNRRQFLATVGAGLIACSSRGFAGDVDDELVYLLNDTHIGEKHPPHSPVPTHLRQVVTELVEMSEKPAAVLINGDLALHDGQPGDYRHFAKLVAPLRDVNVDVHVTLGNHDNREAFYDVLEEERPADPPVESRHISVVSTPHANFFLLDSLTKTLVTPGTLGEQQRQWLAEALDAHADRPAIIVAHHNPRLGGDPLHFPGGLVDSQELWQLLADRRHVKAYVHGHVHDRTYAAHEGIHIINTPATSYVADPAKSTTGWTVARLRPDGITLTTRTTDPLHPWNGEQTTLTWRN from the coding sequence ATGCCCGCCCATCTGCCTGCCCACAACCGTCGCCAGTTCCTCGCCACCGTCGGCGCCGGACTGATTGCCTGCTCGTCACGCGGCTTCGCCGGAGACGTCGACGATGAGCTGGTTTACCTGCTCAACGACACACACATCGGCGAGAAGCATCCACCCCACTCACCGGTCCCCACACACCTGCGGCAGGTCGTGACCGAACTCGTCGAGATGAGCGAGAAGCCGGCCGCCGTTCTGATCAACGGCGACCTCGCACTGCATGACGGCCAGCCGGGGGACTATCGGCATTTCGCGAAACTCGTCGCGCCCCTCCGCGACGTCAACGTCGACGTGCATGTGACGCTCGGCAACCACGACAACCGGGAGGCGTTCTACGACGTCCTCGAGGAAGAACGTCCTGCGGATCCTCCCGTTGAATCGCGGCACATTTCGGTCGTCTCCACGCCGCACGCAAACTTCTTCCTGCTCGATTCGCTGACGAAGACGCTCGTCACGCCGGGCACACTCGGCGAGCAGCAGCGGCAGTGGCTGGCAGAGGCGCTCGATGCACACGCGGACCGCCCCGCCATCATCGTTGCTCATCACAATCCCCGACTCGGCGGCGACCCGCTTCACTTCCCGGGCGGACTGGTCGATTCGCAGGAGCTCTGGCAACTGCTGGCAGATCGCCGTCACGTCAAGGCGTACGTACATGGTCATGTGCATGACCGGACATATGCAGCTCACGAAGGCATCCACATCATCAATACCCCCGCAACCTCCTACGTCGCCGATCCCGCGAAATCGACCACCGGCTGGACGGTGGCCCGGCTCCGGCCGGACGGCATCACACTCACGACGCGGACGACGGATCCGCTTCATCCCTGGAATGGCGAACAGACCACACTGACCTGGAGAAACTGA
- a CDS encoding Hpt domain-containing protein gives MTGPRSISGETTGEQRTTEPAFSLQEVLENVCGDRELFSELVTDFLLQAPGLLLKIRAAAATRDGEGVMREAHTLKGSVSLLAARTTFETALELERRGRDNRFDGIGDDVDCLGERVETLLRELEATLANE, from the coding sequence ATGACCGGCCCACGTTCGATCTCCGGAGAGACGACAGGCGAGCAGAGGACGACAGAGCCCGCCTTCTCTCTGCAGGAAGTCCTCGAGAACGTCTGCGGCGACCGCGAACTGTTCTCCGAGCTTGTGACGGACTTCCTTCTTCAGGCTCCCGGGCTCCTGCTGAAAATCCGCGCCGCCGCCGCCACTCGCGACGGCGAAGGTGTGATGCGGGAAGCACATACGCTCAAAGGATCGGTCAGTCTTCTGGCCGCGCGGACGACGTTCGAAACGGCGCTCGAACTGGAACGTCGCGGTCGTGACAACCGCTTTGACGGAATCGGTGACGACGTCGACTGCCTGGGGGAACGGGTCGAAACGCTGCTGCGGGAACTCGAAGCCACGCTGGCGAACGAGTGA
- a CDS encoding metal-dependent hydrolase family protein, giving the protein MKTATGTLLIHNGQVVDGTGGPPVPDAAVVITDGRITYVGPLHDAPQVESASDRIDALGGTIMPGLVEAHFHPTYFNVAALEDLDIKYPVEFVTLLAACNARLAVECGYTAARSGGSLFNIDVWLKQAIEEDLVVGPRMAASGREICGVGGLMDWNPDFRKIGMEGLVLLINGPDEARAAVRKLVKDGVEWVKTYPTGDAAAPDVNDHHTLCMTYEEMHAVVATAHNHGMKVTGHCRATEGIRNALLAGYDTLEHGTFIDDETLELLLERDVPVVPALYFEHVSVERGPEFGMSQQVIDGHQETLEGGAESARRILAAGGRLGMGGDYGFAWNPHGDYAKELAFFVDYVGLKPLEVLKCATQTGAEILGREEELGTLATGKLGDVLVVEGDVVADIAILQDRSKQIAVLQGGVVKSERGVSRSPAGFGA; this is encoded by the coding sequence ATGAAGACTGCCACAGGGACTCTGCTCATTCACAACGGCCAGGTCGTGGACGGCACGGGAGGACCGCCGGTGCCCGATGCAGCCGTCGTCATCACCGACGGACGGATCACGTACGTAGGGCCCCTGCACGACGCGCCGCAGGTCGAGAGTGCGTCCGACCGGATTGATGCACTCGGCGGGACGATCATGCCGGGCCTGGTAGAGGCTCACTTTCATCCCACCTACTTCAACGTCGCCGCGCTTGAAGACCTGGACATCAAGTACCCGGTGGAGTTCGTCACACTGCTGGCGGCGTGCAACGCGCGTCTCGCGGTCGAATGCGGCTACACGGCGGCCCGCAGCGGGGGGAGCCTGTTCAACATCGACGTCTGGTTGAAGCAGGCAATCGAGGAGGATCTGGTCGTGGGGCCGCGGATGGCAGCCAGCGGACGGGAGATCTGCGGCGTCGGCGGACTGATGGACTGGAATCCCGACTTTCGCAAGATCGGCATGGAAGGGCTGGTGCTGCTGATCAACGGACCGGACGAGGCCCGGGCCGCGGTTCGCAAGCTGGTCAAGGACGGCGTCGAATGGGTCAAGACCTACCCCACGGGCGATGCCGCCGCTCCTGACGTCAACGACCATCATACGCTCTGCATGACGTACGAAGAGATGCATGCGGTGGTGGCGACGGCTCACAACCACGGGATGAAAGTGACCGGTCATTGCCGGGCGACCGAGGGAATCAGAAACGCGTTGCTGGCCGGCTACGACACGCTGGAGCATGGGACGTTCATCGACGACGAGACGCTCGAACTGCTGCTGGAGCGGGACGTGCCGGTTGTCCCGGCGTTGTACTTCGAGCACGTCAGCGTTGAGCGCGGGCCGGAGTTCGGGATGTCGCAGCAGGTGATCGACGGCCATCAGGAGACCCTCGAAGGGGGAGCCGAGAGCGCACGGCGGATTCTCGCCGCGGGAGGCCGCTTGGGGATGGGGGGCGACTACGGCTTTGCTTGGAATCCGCATGGCGACTACGCGAAGGAGCTGGCGTTCTTCGTGGACTACGTCGGCCTGAAGCCGCTGGAGGTTCTCAAGTGCGCCACGCAGACCGGGGCGGAGATCCTGGGCCGCGAAGAAGAACTGGGAACACTCGCGACGGGCAAACTGGGTGACGTGCTGGTGGTGGAAGGGGACGTCGTGGCAGATATTGCGATTCTGCAGGACCGATCGAAACAGATCGCCGTGCTGCAGGGGGGCGTCGTGAAAAGTGAGCGGGGTGTCAGCCGATCGCCGGCGGGATTCGGGGCGTAG
- a CDS encoding ATP-binding response regulator, whose amino-acid sequence MPEILVADDSPFDRSVARRVISAMDGWTACFVDDGSEAIELLARHEFDLVLTDLVMPRINGLELLEHIQANAIAVPVVVMTSQGSEEIAVQALQTGAANYIQKKRVVRELAQVLESVITAARTDRAREMLLQHLAGGVFQFALPNDRTLLSAAISFLQESAAQLGHVPRNELTRLGIALEEALSNAMIHGNLEVYSQLREHDNDAYERLIAERCNEVPYCDRRVFISSQFEPDRLIVTVRDEGLGFDAALVPDPTDAENLFRPSGRGLMLIHAFMDSVTHNEMGNEITMVKHFTRRPQDRVAVAESTLAALV is encoded by the coding sequence ATGCCCGAGATTCTGGTTGCTGACGATTCCCCGTTCGATCGTTCCGTCGCCCGTCGTGTGATTTCCGCCATGGACGGCTGGACCGCCTGCTTTGTCGACGACGGCAGCGAGGCCATCGAACTGCTTGCCCGGCACGAATTTGATCTCGTTCTGACCGACCTCGTGATGCCCCGCATTAACGGTCTGGAACTGCTCGAGCACATCCAGGCCAACGCCATCGCCGTGCCGGTCGTCGTCATGACATCGCAGGGAAGCGAAGAGATTGCAGTCCAGGCCCTGCAGACCGGTGCCGCCAACTATATCCAGAAGAAGCGCGTCGTTCGCGAACTCGCACAGGTACTCGAAAGCGTCATCACCGCCGCACGAACCGATCGGGCTCGCGAGATGCTGCTGCAGCACCTGGCGGGTGGCGTCTTTCAGTTCGCGCTGCCAAACGATCGCACGCTGTTGTCGGCGGCCATCTCATTCCTGCAGGAGTCGGCCGCACAGCTGGGACACGTCCCCCGCAACGAACTGACCCGGCTGGGAATCGCGCTCGAAGAAGCCCTGTCCAACGCGATGATTCACGGCAACCTCGAGGTCTACTCGCAGCTGCGCGAGCACGACAACGATGCCTACGAGCGGCTGATTGCCGAGCGCTGCAACGAAGTCCCCTACTGCGATCGCCGCGTCTTCATCTCGAGCCAGTTCGAGCCGGACCGCCTCATCGTGACGGTTCGTGACGAAGGACTCGGTTTCGACGCGGCCCTCGTTCCCGATCCAACCGATGCCGAAAACCTGTTTCGGCCGAGCGGTCGTGGTCTGATGCTGATCCACGCGTTCATGGACAGCGTCACGCACAACGAAATGGGCAACGAGATCACGATGGTCAAGCACTTCACTCGCCGAC
- a CDS encoding aldo/keto reductase — translation MNRRTLGRTGLEVTQLGYGSMGLRGPRTWGVRVVSDEDAGRFLNAVLDAGINFIDTAPDYGLAEERIGRHIGHRRHEYFLATKCGCVYTQLEDRLELDHVFNAEVIRQNLKTSLERMRTDHVDLLQFHGGDAETLQREGLLDLMQEFREQGRVRFIGISSKLPHLPALIDLDVFDAFQMPYSCLAPEHHDLITRAAETGAGVIIRGGIAHGGPDAEIQRPALNDVWQQAGLEEILPDGMSKAELILRYTLSHPHCHTTIVGTCNPDHLAENVAAAERGPLPVELYETVRRRVAAVLT, via the coding sequence ATGAATCGCAGAACGCTCGGACGGACTGGTCTCGAAGTCACGCAGCTTGGCTACGGCAGTATGGGCCTCCGTGGTCCCCGCACCTGGGGTGTCCGCGTCGTCAGCGATGAAGACGCCGGGCGGTTTCTCAACGCCGTGCTCGACGCCGGCATCAACTTCATCGACACCGCCCCCGATTACGGGCTGGCCGAAGAACGGATCGGGCGACACATTGGTCACCGCCGCCACGAATACTTCCTCGCGACCAAGTGCGGGTGCGTCTATACGCAGCTCGAAGACCGGCTCGAACTCGATCACGTCTTCAATGCCGAAGTGATCCGCCAGAACCTGAAGACCAGCCTCGAACGGATGCGGACCGACCATGTCGACCTGCTGCAGTTTCATGGAGGTGACGCAGAAACCCTGCAGCGCGAAGGACTGCTCGATCTCATGCAGGAGTTTCGCGAGCAGGGGCGCGTCCGGTTCATCGGCATCTCCAGCAAGCTGCCCCACCTGCCGGCACTGATCGACCTCGACGTCTTCGACGCTTTCCAGATGCCCTATTCCTGCCTGGCTCCGGAGCATCACGACCTGATCACTCGCGCGGCCGAAACGGGGGCCGGCGTGATCATCCGCGGCGGCATTGCGCACGGCGGACCCGATGCGGAGATCCAGCGACCGGCGCTCAACGACGTCTGGCAGCAGGCCGGGCTGGAAGAGATCCTTCCCGACGGGATGTCGAAGGCCGAACTGATCCTGCGATACACACTCTCGCATCCGCACTGTCACACGACCATCGTCGGGACCTGCAATCCGGATCATCTCGCCGAGAACGTCGCGGCTGCCGAACGGGGCCCGCTTCCCGTGGAGCTGTACGAGACTGTGCGGCGGCGTGTCGCCGCGGTGCTCACGTAG